From one Bacteroides eggerthii genomic stretch:
- a CDS encoding SGNH/GDSL hydrolase family protein, translating into MLGKRIGQWALLAAISCCLSIGEACAQKKDFGNLARYSKENAMLPKPAKKEKRVVFLGNSITEGWVRTHPDFFKTNGYIGRGISGQTSYQFLLRFREDVINLSPALVVINAGTNDVAENTNPYNEDYTLGNIVSMVELAKVNKIKVILTSVLPAAAFKWRMEIKDAPQKIQALNTRIKAYAEANKIPFVDYYQAMVSADNKALNSRYTKDGVHPTGEGYDVMEPLIKAAIEKAL; encoded by the coding sequence ATGCTAGGAAAAAGAATTGGCCAGTGGGCATTGCTGGCAGCTATCAGTTGTTGTCTCTCAATAGGGGAGGCTTGTGCTCAGAAGAAAGATTTTGGAAATTTGGCTCGCTATTCCAAAGAAAACGCAATGTTGCCAAAACCAGCCAAAAAGGAGAAAAGGGTTGTTTTTCTAGGCAACTCTATTACGGAAGGCTGGGTGCGGACTCATCCGGATTTCTTTAAAACGAATGGATATATTGGTCGCGGCATTAGCGGGCAGACTTCATATCAATTTCTGTTACGTTTTCGGGAAGATGTGATCAATCTTTCTCCGGCTTTGGTGGTCATTAACGCCGGAACCAATGATGTGGCAGAAAATACGAATCCGTATAATGAGGATTATACCTTGGGCAATATCGTGTCTATGGTGGAACTTGCTAAAGTCAATAAAATAAAGGTTATATTGACCTCGGTACTTCCTGCCGCCGCCTTTAAGTGGAGAATGGAAATAAAGGATGCTCCGCAAAAAATCCAAGCTCTGAATACCCGCATAAAAGCATATGCAGAGGCCAACAAAATACCGTTTGTTGATTATTATCAGGCAATGGTATCTGCCGATAACAAGGCTTTAAACTCCCGCTATACCAAAGATGGCGTTCATCCGACGGGTGAGGGATATGATGTCATGGAACCGCTGATTAAAGCTGCAATAGAAAAGGCACTTTGA
- a CDS encoding sensor histidine kinase, whose protein sequence is MKQFLYSRSRIIESLIHIIGWGIVFAFPFVMMTRGGFDITLVEYLRHGSIVPLSFLIVFYTNYCFLIPRYLFEGRIKQYLLLNIVLIVCITAGVHFWQEYAFHTYTKGGNEGRSHMGPPKWIFIMRDLFSMILTVGLSAAIRLSGRWVQVEAARREAEKSRTEAELKNLRNQLNPHFLLNTLNNIYALIAFDTDKAQMAVQELSRLLRHVLYDNQQNFVPLAKEIDFIRNYIALMRIRLSSNVTVETRFDIRPDTPTEIAPMIFISLIENAFKHGISPTEPSYIRIYFSESADSVCCEIANSYHPKNEADKSGSGIGLEQVRKRLELTYPGRYEWQHSVSEDEKEYKSILVINH, encoded by the coding sequence ATGAAACAGTTTCTTTATTCACGATCACGCATCATCGAATCTCTGATTCACATCATCGGCTGGGGAATTGTATTTGCATTTCCTTTCGTTATGATGACACGTGGAGGATTCGATATAACATTGGTGGAATACCTGCGCCATGGCAGCATTGTTCCACTTTCGTTTCTCATCGTCTTCTACACCAACTACTGCTTCCTCATCCCCCGGTATCTGTTCGAAGGACGCATCAAGCAATATCTCCTGCTGAACATAGTGCTGATAGTCTGCATCACCGCCGGAGTGCACTTCTGGCAGGAATATGCTTTCCACACCTACACCAAAGGAGGAAATGAAGGAAGAAGCCACATGGGACCTCCGAAATGGATATTCATCATGCGCGACTTATTCTCCATGATACTCACCGTCGGACTAAGCGCCGCCATCCGCCTTAGCGGACGTTGGGTACAAGTGGAAGCTGCCCGCCGCGAAGCCGAGAAAAGCCGTACGGAAGCGGAATTGAAAAATCTCCGCAACCAGCTCAACCCCCACTTCCTGCTCAATACGCTGAATAACATCTACGCTCTCATCGCCTTCGACACCGACAAGGCGCAAATGGCAGTACAGGAACTGAGCCGCCTGCTGCGCCATGTTCTCTACGACAACCAGCAAAATTTCGTGCCTCTGGCCAAAGAGATAGATTTCATCCGAAACTACATTGCACTGATGCGCATACGACTCTCGTCCAATGTGACCGTTGAAACACGTTTCGACATTCGCCCCGACACTCCAACGGAGATCGCCCCGATGATATTCATCTCTCTCATAGAGAATGCCTTCAAGCATGGAATCTCTCCTACCGAACCCAGCTATATCCGTATCTATTTTAGCGAAAGTGCCGATAGCGTGTGTTGCGAAATAGCCAACAGTTATCACCCCAAGAACGAAGCCGACAAGAGTGGAAGCGGTATCGGTCTGGAACAAGTGCGCAAGCGTCTGGAACTCACCTATCCCGGTCGGTACGAATGGCAGCATAGCGTAAGTGAGGATGAGAAAGAATATAAATCGATTTTAGTAATCAACCATTGA
- a CDS encoding LytR/AlgR family response regulator transcription factor yields MNLKCAIVDDEPLALDLLESYVNKTPFLELAGKYSSAVQAMNNLSGKDIDLLFLDIQMPELNGLEFSKMVDMHTRIVFTTAFDRYAIDGYKVNALDYLLKPISYVDFLQAANKALQWFELLQQPKEEVESIFVKSDYKLIQVELKNILYIEGLKDYIKIYEENSPKPILSLMSMKSMEELLPASRFIRVHRSYIVQKDKIRIIDRGRIVFGKNYIPVSDSYKQIFQDFLNKRS; encoded by the coding sequence ATGAATCTGAAATGTGCAATCGTAGATGATGAGCCATTGGCCTTGGACCTTTTGGAAAGCTACGTCAACAAGACCCCGTTCCTTGAACTTGCCGGCAAATACTCCAGTGCCGTACAGGCAATGAACAACCTGTCCGGCAAGGACATCGATCTCCTGTTTCTCGACATCCAAATGCCCGAACTCAACGGGCTGGAGTTTTCTAAAATGGTAGATATGCATACACGAATTGTTTTCACTACCGCCTTCGACCGGTATGCCATAGACGGCTACAAAGTCAATGCTCTCGATTATCTGCTGAAGCCTATCTCGTATGTGGATTTTCTGCAAGCCGCCAACAAAGCCTTGCAATGGTTTGAATTGTTGCAGCAACCCAAAGAGGAAGTGGAAAGCATCTTCGTGAAAAGCGATTATAAACTGATACAAGTGGAGCTCAAAAACATTCTCTACATTGAAGGTCTGAAGGACTATATCAAAATCTACGAAGAGAACTCCCCCAAACCCATTCTCTCACTGATGAGCATGAAGTCTATGGAGGAACTGCTGCCTGCTTCCCGCTTTATACGTGTGCACCGTTCCTACATCGTTCAAAAGGATAAGATACGTATCATCGACCGAGGGCGTATCGTTTTTGGCAAGAATTATATTCCTGTCAGTGACAGTTACAAACAAATATTTCAGGACTTTCTTAATAAAAGGAGTTAA
- a CDS encoding ABC transporter permease codes for MNGTNLFKIALRALANNKLRAFLTMLGIIIGVASVITMLAIGQGSKKSIQAQISEMGSNMIMIHPGADMRGGVRQDPSAMQTLKLADYEALRNETNFLSAVSPNVSSSGQLIAGNNNYPSSVSGVGTEYLEIRQLTVDNGAMFTEADIQTSAKVCVIGKTIQENLFPTGEDPVGRIIRFNQVPFRVVGVLKAKGYNSMGMDQDDVVLAPYTTVMKRLLAQTYLQGIFASALTEDMTDNATEEITEILRRNHKLKSSDDDDFTIRSQQELSSMMNTTTDLMTTLLACIASISLIVGGIGIMNIMYVSVTERTREIGLRMSVGARGVDILSQFLIEAILISITGGLIGVIIGCGASWIVKSVAHWPIYIQAWSVFLSFAVCTVTGVFFGWYPAKKAADLDPIEAIRYE; via the coding sequence ATGAACGGAACAAACCTCTTCAAAATAGCTCTCCGGGCACTTGCCAACAACAAGCTGCGCGCCTTCCTCACCATGCTGGGCATTATCATCGGCGTGGCATCCGTCATCACGATGCTTGCTATCGGACAAGGCTCAAAGAAAAGTATTCAGGCGCAAATCTCCGAAATGGGCTCCAACATGATAATGATCCATCCGGGAGCGGATATGCGCGGCGGCGTCCGTCAAGACCCCAGCGCCATGCAGACCCTGAAACTTGCCGACTACGAGGCGCTGCGCAACGAGACGAACTTCCTGTCCGCCGTCAGCCCCAACGTCTCCTCCTCCGGACAGCTCATTGCAGGCAATAACAACTATCCTTCTTCCGTAAGCGGTGTAGGTACGGAATACCTTGAAATACGCCAGCTTACGGTGGACAACGGAGCAATGTTTACCGAAGCCGATATACAGACTTCAGCCAAAGTATGCGTCATCGGAAAGACGATACAAGAGAATCTTTTTCCAACGGGAGAAGACCCCGTAGGACGCATTATCCGGTTCAACCAAGTGCCCTTCCGCGTGGTGGGTGTACTAAAGGCCAAAGGATATAACAGCATGGGAATGGACCAGGACGACGTCGTGCTGGCCCCCTACACCACCGTAATGAAGCGTCTGCTTGCCCAAACCTACCTGCAAGGCATCTTTGCCTCCGCACTCACCGAGGACATGACGGACAATGCCACCGAGGAAATCACCGAAATCCTGCGACGGAACCACAAACTGAAAAGCAGCGATGACGATGACTTCACCATACGCAGCCAACAGGAACTCAGCTCGATGATGAATACCACCACCGACCTGATGACGACACTGCTTGCCTGCATCGCAAGCATATCACTGATAGTAGGCGGCATAGGAATCATGAACATCATGTATGTGTCTGTAACGGAACGCACCCGCGAAATCGGCCTACGCATGAGTGTGGGCGCCAGAGGAGTAGACATCCTGTCGCAATTCCTCATCGAGGCCATCCTCATCAGTATCACCGGCGGACTGATTGGCGTAATCATAGGCTGCGGCGCAAGCTGGATAGTGAAAAGCGTGGCCCACTGGCCCATCTACATACAGGCTTGGAGCGTATTCCTCAGCTTTGCCGTCTGCACAGTGACGGGAGTGTTCTTCGGCTGGTATCCCGCCAAGAAAGCGGCAGACCTGGATCCGATAGAAGCAATACGGTATGAGTGA